One window of the Pieris brassicae chromosome 4, ilPieBrab1.1, whole genome shotgun sequence genome contains the following:
- the LOC123708573 gene encoding hydroxyacylglutathione hydrolase, mitochondrial, giving the protein MLARFVNSLPHGLSQRLTRLYFQALVWNQRTSHSSQEHHQYKTMDVKILPALKDNYMYLIVDKTTQEAAIVDPVEPNTVLKAVQDQGVKLTKILTTHHHWDHAGGNEDLVKMLPDLQVYGGDDRIGALTHKIEHNSKFSIGNLNVLCLFTPCHTAGHICYFVTSPEESSDSAVFTGDTLFLGGCGRFFEGTAEQMHKALIDILGNLPEQTKVFCGHEYTLQNLKFAAYVEPKNEHIKNKIEWSHQQRQDGKPTVPSTILEEKQYNPFMRVTEESVMEHAKRSDPIETMRTIRLEKDNFKV; this is encoded by the exons ATGCTTGCTAGGTTCGTAAATTCATTGCCACACGGCCTTTCACAGCGATTAACTAGACTTTATTTTCAGG CTTTAGTCTGGAATCAACGCACAAGTCACAGCAGTCAAGAACATCACCAATACAAAACCATGGATGTTAAAATTTTGCCAGCTCTAAAAGATAACTATATGTATCTGATTGTTGATAAGACAACTCAAGAAGCAGCTATAGTTGACCCTGTTGAACCTAATACTGTTTTAAAGGCGGTTCAAGATCAAGGTGtaaaactaactaaaattttaacaacacATCATCAttg GGACCATGCAGGAGGAAATGAGGACTTGGTAAAAATGCTTCCTGATTTACAAGTTTATGGTGGTGATGATCGTATTGGAGCATTAACACacaaaattgaacataattctaaattcagCATTGGTAACTTGAATGTACTCTGCTTATTTACACCATGTCATACAGCTGGtcatatttgttattttgtgacAAGTCCAGAAGAATCTAGTGATTCTGCTGTCTTTACAG GTGATACTTTATTCCTGGGTGGCTGTGGAAGGTTTTTTGAAGGCACTGCTGAACAAATGCACAAAGCTTTAATTGATATTCTTGGGAATCTTCCAGAACAAACTAAAGTATTTTGTGGCCATGAATACACTCTGCAAAATCTGAAATTTGCAGCATATGTGGAACCAAAAAATGAacatattaagaataaaatagaatGGTCTCACCAGCAAAGACAGGATGGCAAGCCTACT GTTCCATCAACAATTCTTGAAGAGAAACAATATAATCCCTTTATGAGAGTAACTGAAGAATCAGTAATGGAGCATGCCAAGAGATCGGATCCTATTGAAACCATGAGGACAATTCGTCTTGAAAAGGACAATTTTAAAGTCTGA
- the LOC123708566 gene encoding heparan sulfate glucosamine 3-O-sulfotransferase 3B1 isoform X2: MPWITVSSKRTTFMYFTLLFILYLLYVLNTSLVDKHVRPVNIGGPMSNYKSVFLQLAALLGFNLEQGYEYRRFQKNVTPIKKLPDALIIGVKKCGTRALLEFLRLHPDVRAAGSEVHFFDKYYHMGFEWYREKMPPTLKGQITMEKTPSYWVTKSAPKRVYAMNPAVKLIAVVRDPVTRAISDYTQSASKRPGLPPFEEFALLNSSIQWGGTYSIDASWPPVRLGIYARPYRRWLRRFPKSRLLLVNGERLVADPAAEMDFLGLKRIITDKHFYFNSTKGFPCLLKSETKPIPHCLGKTKGRNHPRINQSVIYRLKEFYKPHNEKFYQLSGVKFSWP, encoded by the exons ATGCCATGGATTACAGTTTCTTCCAAACGAActacatttatgtatttcacattattatttatattatatttattatatgtgttGAATACATCCTTAGTTGATAAACATgtg agacCAGTAAATATTGGTGGACCCATGTCTAATTACAAGAGTGTATTTCTTCAATTGGCGGCTTTattgggttttaatttggaacaAGGCTACGAGTACCGGAGatttcaaaaaaatgttacgccaattaaaaaattgccGGATGCCCTAATTATAGGAGTAAAGAAATGTGGCACAAGAGCTCTACTAGAATTTTTGCG gcTTCATCCAGACGTGCGAGCTGCCGGTTCAGAAGTTCATTTTTTcgataaatattatcatatgGGGTTTGAGTGGTACAG agaAAAAATGCCACCGACTTTAAAAGGGCAGATCACTATGGAAAAGACTCCATCCTATTGGGTGACAAAGTCAGCGCCGAAACGCGTGTATGCTATGAATCCCGCGGTAAAGCTTATTGCTGTGGTCAGAGATCCTGTTACAAGAGCGATAAGTGACTATACACAATCTGCaag CAAACGACCAGGTCTACCACCATTCGAAGAGTTTGCCTTACTAAATAGTTCTATTCAATGGGGTGGAACATATTCCATTGATGCATCATGGCCGCCAGTGAGATTGGGCATATACGCGCGGCCTTATCGCCGGTGGCTCAGACGCTTCCCCAAGTCTAGGCTTCTACTTGTCAATGGGGAGAGACTGGTAGCTGATCCAGCTGCAGAAATG GATTTTCTCGGGCTCAAACGTATAATTACAGACaaacacttttattttaattcgacGAAGGGCTTCCCTTGTCTTCTGAAATCTGAAACAAAGCCGATTCCACACTGTTTGGGCAAAACTAAGGGAAGAAATCATCCACGAATCAACCAGTCGGTCATTTACAGACTCAAAGAGTTCTACAAACCACATAATGAAAAGTTTTATCAACTTTCTGGTGTAAAGTTTAGTTGGCCGTAA
- the LOC123708566 gene encoding heparan sulfate glucosamine 3-O-sulfotransferase 3B1 isoform X1 has translation MPWITVSSKRTTFMYFTLLFILYLLYVLNTSLVDKHVRPVNIGGPMSNYKSVFLQLAALLGFNLEQGYEYRRFQKNVTPIKKLPDALIIGVKKCGTRALLEFLRLHPDVRAAGSEVHFFDKYYHMGFEWYREKMPPTLKGQITMEKTPSYWVTKSAPKRVYAMNPAVKLIAVVRDPVTRAISDYTQSASKRPGLPPFEEFALLNSSIQWGGTYSIDASWPPVRLGIYARPYRRWLRRFPKSRLLLVNGERLVADPAAEMVRVQDFLGLKRIITDKHFYFNSTKGFPCLLKSETKPIPHCLGKTKGRNHPRINQSVIYRLKEFYKPHNEKFYQLSGVKFSWP, from the exons ATGCCATGGATTACAGTTTCTTCCAAACGAActacatttatgtatttcacattattatttatattatatttattatatgtgttGAATACATCCTTAGTTGATAAACATgtg agacCAGTAAATATTGGTGGACCCATGTCTAATTACAAGAGTGTATTTCTTCAATTGGCGGCTTTattgggttttaatttggaacaAGGCTACGAGTACCGGAGatttcaaaaaaatgttacgccaattaaaaaattgccGGATGCCCTAATTATAGGAGTAAAGAAATGTGGCACAAGAGCTCTACTAGAATTTTTGCG gcTTCATCCAGACGTGCGAGCTGCCGGTTCAGAAGTTCATTTTTTcgataaatattatcatatgGGGTTTGAGTGGTACAG agaAAAAATGCCACCGACTTTAAAAGGGCAGATCACTATGGAAAAGACTCCATCCTATTGGGTGACAAAGTCAGCGCCGAAACGCGTGTATGCTATGAATCCCGCGGTAAAGCTTATTGCTGTGGTCAGAGATCCTGTTACAAGAGCGATAAGTGACTATACACAATCTGCaag CAAACGACCAGGTCTACCACCATTCGAAGAGTTTGCCTTACTAAATAGTTCTATTCAATGGGGTGGAACATATTCCATTGATGCATCATGGCCGCCAGTGAGATTGGGCATATACGCGCGGCCTTATCGCCGGTGGCTCAGACGCTTCCCCAAGTCTAGGCTTCTACTTGTCAATGGGGAGAGACTGGTAGCTGATCCAGCTGCAGAAATGGTGAGGGTCCAG GATTTTCTCGGGCTCAAACGTATAATTACAGACaaacacttttattttaattcgacGAAGGGCTTCCCTTGTCTTCTGAAATCTGAAACAAAGCCGATTCCACACTGTTTGGGCAAAACTAAGGGAAGAAATCATCCACGAATCAACCAGTCGGTCATTTACAGACTCAAAGAGTTCTACAAACCACATAATGAAAAGTTTTATCAACTTTCTGGTGTAAAGTTTAGTTGGCCGTAA
- the LOC123708575 gene encoding TCF3 fusion partner homolog, translating to MTVQKLNSSISDDSDDMVSLPSDEEIYRRKYQLLLERCEVLQQDNERIVNRLHEVKKISKRYKKDIKLLVERLDKHGDSFRTALVESDIKPTHIHSTVKSSKPQSQGGRQIEKPSGMGGKKPAQKRKSKGDKPERDPNAPKKPCNAFFQFCQEQRPVVLAETTNEMGSEPSKQEVTRQLASRWRALSNDEKRIYVAMFERSKEKYAEEMSAYIKKEQ from the exons atgacagTACAGAAACTAAACTCGAGTATTTCTGACGACTCAGATGATATGGTTAGTTTACCATCCGATGAAGAGATTTATAGGAGAAAATATCAATTGTTGCTTGAACGATGTGAAGTGTTGCAACAGGATAATGAACGAATAGTCAATAG ACTTCATGAAGTTAAGAAAATATCAAAGCGGTACAAAAAGGATATAAAGTTGCTAGTAGAACGTTTAGATAAACATGGCGATTCATTTAGAACAGCACTTGTGGAAAGTGATATTAAACCCACACACATTCATTCTACTGTTAAATCTAGCAAACCTCAATCACAAGGTGGACGACAAATAGAAAAACCAAGTGGTATGGGTGGTAAAAAACCAGCACAAAAGAGGAAAAGTAAAGGAGATAag CCAGAAAGAGATCCTAATGCTCCAAAAAAACCCTGCAAtgcattttttcaattttgtcAAGAGCAAAGACCGGTAGTTTTAGCCGAAACTACAAATGAAATGGGCTCAGAACCTTCAAAACAAGAAGTAACAAGGCAATTGGCTTCAAGATGGAGAGCACTGTCAAATGACGAGAAACga atatatgttgcAATGTTTGAACgatcaaaagaaaaatatgcaGAGGAAATGTcagcatatataaaaaaggagcaatga
- the LOC123708704 gene encoding uncharacterized protein LOC123708704, producing MAFNNILTGEDLVKKGVTRLEANLPELGLKDVVPTGSWLESKQIQASLEEKKHLIEVERIEKRGSLSQADWQDNLSLAEVTQKVGGYWQFLGHNVGPILYLKPEEALFLMEINCLQLNLGGVKVSLQQAYSLLLCGELNLLKYKVYASLSRVGYKVLRHKSSSEGVTQLQKVTEANNITLTVMSGYNNEKSKETNTLSNNLKTESHETLKVIDSETNIKSVNNNGSIHHYDKLDSKTSETYKNVIETYNNKINKLKNRVLKPTRNEQLNEFFIDIPELLGKHVITLKVPDAKFLPDNMKLKETYTINLQNLNKKYIKRSNRTYSLGDEVNNSHVGRLQSDSNNLKDNINTNQAQCSLHTQTRSQGQNSTQMESRPQSPNSINHNNYDQDRRYEQPQYMPVFYSRPQNLNYINFNMIFDNTLNHVYFPYHCYGPQVCPGPSLNFYNSRMYGNRMQNSTIQRSRGNHLQRIKDLAGRLKILVSRGNCNKDHIRALKNLLKTYNSRYKTKLRLSSDFEILTEACVVAQIDLDQDDDEPQNKRQKTDNSFEENLQAITDMALELKDLEINGKATASHRRSISKLIKTFNDSYNVEYYLTPGYEVLNRADVPPVTKFVIDDEEEHVNKSEKPKKSKKFRNPYNILKRLSENQGAGSSKKNFLSIIMKNTEFKNSCEIEHWIPNDNNFERIEIPSEIGDPLFDSRKTQMLYEFIKFKPNFSNWCQAKIAFLESLMETIAEFSHTSNLQNDFDEDCLLSPDCGNVNAVMDKLRIIKTNKEASSECRLHIDFDVYNRNVENYKKRNPPAPHFRVICLDESLEIPSASEIEAIQSRYEDNIPIVFALVSCSSISYLQVKSTEIPIFEPSSNQ from the exons ATggcttttaacaatattttgac TGGTGAAGACCTAGTAAAAAAAGGAGTAACTAGGTTAGAGGCAAATTTACCTGAGCTTGGTTTAAAAGATGTTGTTCCAACTGGCTCTTGGTTAGAGAGTAAACAGATTCAAGCCAGTTTGGAAGAGAAAAAACATCTGATTGAAGTTGAAAGGATTGAAAAAAG aggGTCCTTAAGTCAAGCTGATTGGCAGGACAATCTAAGTCTGGCTGAagtgacccaaaaagttggaGGTTACTGGCAATTTCTTGGACATAATGTAGGACCAATTCTATATCTTAAGCCAGAAGAAGCTCTGTTTTTAATGGAAAtt AATTGTCTTCAATTAAATTTGGGTGGTGTTAAGGTTTCATTGCAACAGGCTTACTCTTTGCTTCTTTGTGGAGAactaaatttactaaaatataaagtgtATGCATCACTTAGCAGAGTTGGATACAAAGTGCTTAGACACAAATCATCTTCAGAAGGTGTGACCCAACTGCAGAAAGTAACTGaagcaaataatattacacttaCAGTAATGTCTggatataataatgaaaaatctaAGGAAACCAATACATTAAGTAACAATTTAAAGACAGAGTCTCATGaaactttaaaagtaatagattcagaaacaaatataaagtCTGTAAATAATAACGGTTCCATTCACCATTATGACAAATTGGACAGTAAAACGTctgaaacatacaaaaatgttattgaaacctataataataaaataaataaattaaaaaacagagTGTTAAAACCTACCAGAAATGAACAACTAAATGAATTCTTTATTGACATACCAGAACTATTGGGAAAACATGTCATTACCCTAAAAGTACCAGATGCTAAATTTTTACCAGATAATATGAAATTGAAAGAAACATATACTATTAACTTACaaaatctaaacaaaaaatacataaaaaggaGTAATCGAACCTACAGCCTTGGTGATGAAGTTAACAATAGCCATGTAGGAAGGTTACAATCGGATTCAAATAATCTCAAAGATAACATAAATACTAATCAAGCACAATGTAGTCTTCATACACAAACTCGTTCTCAAGGCCAGAATAGTACTCAAATGGAAAGTAGGCCTCAAAGTCCAAACAgcattaatcataataattatgatcAAGATAGACGTTATGAACAACCACAATATATGCCTGTTTTCTATTCCAGACCCCAAAATTTGaactatattaatttcaacatGATTTTTGACAATACCCTAAATCATGTATATTTTCCCTATCACTGTTATGGACCTCAAGTATGCCCTGGGCCAAGTTTGAATTTTTACAACTCCAGAATGTATGGAAACAGAATGCAAAATTCAACTATACAAAGAAGCAGAGGAAATCACCTGCAAAGGATTAAAGATCTTGCAGGAAGACTGAAAATTCTTGTGTCGAGAGGAAATTGTAATAAAGATCATATTCGTGCCCTGAAGAATCttcttaaaacttataattccagatacaaaacaaaactgaGACTTAGCTctgattttgaaatattaactgAAGCCTGTGTTGTTGCACAAATTGATTTAGACCAAGATGATGATGAACCACAAAATAAAAGGCAGAAAACGGATAATTCCTTTGAAGAAAATCTCCAAGCTATTACAGATATGGCTTTAGAACTTAAAGACTTGGAGATTAATGGGAAAGCAACCGCCAGTCATCGAAGAAGCATttcaaaacttataaaaacatttaatgatAGTTACAATGTTGAATATTATTTGACACCAGGATATGAAGTTTTAAATCGAGCAGATGTTCCTCCAGTTACTAAATTTGTAATAGACGACGAAGAAgaacatgtaaataaatcagAAAAACCAAAGAAAAGCAAGAAATTCAGGAATCCCTACAATATCCTTAAGAGGTTATCTGAAAATCAAGGTGCAGGTTCGTCAAAAAagaattttctttcaataataatgaaaaacacTGAGTTTAAAAACAGTTGTGAAATTGAACACTGGATAcctaatgataataattttgaacgaATTGAGATACCTAGTGAAATTGGTGATCCCTTGTTCGATTCAAGGAAAACGCAAATGCTctatgaatttataaaatttaaaccgAACTTTTCAAATTGGTGTCAAGCAAAGATAGCATTTCTAGAAAGTCTTATGGAAACAATTGCAGAGTTTAGCCATACATCAAATCTTCAAAATGACTTTGATGAAGATTGCCTACTGTCACCTGATTGCGGGAATGTCAACGCTGTAATGGATAAATTAAGAATcatcaaaacaaataaagaagcTAGTTCTGAATGCCGGCTACATATAGATTTTGATGTTTACAATAGAAATGTagagaattataaaaaaaggaaccctccagcaccacatttcAGAGTTATTTGCCTtga tGAATCTCTAGAAATACCATCAGCATCAGAGATCGAAGCTATCCAATCTCGATATGAAGACAACATACCTATAGTCTTCGCTTTAGTCAGTTGCAGTTCCATCTCTTACTTACAAGTGAAATCGACCGAGATACCAATATTTGAGCCCTCTAGTAATCAGTAA